Proteins co-encoded in one Amaranthus tricolor cultivar Red isolate AtriRed21 chromosome 7, ASM2621246v1, whole genome shotgun sequence genomic window:
- the LOC130818495 gene encoding uncharacterized protein LOC130818495: protein MSHDRQVSVVRNRTRDDNSDSDEDEMELIAIVSGFIMVVVGAWFDRFQNKEVPWNEHERAIKRAYWLDSLMNDRICKEQLRMDQRCFDKLCEVFVTRGDLVTTRNVTVIEIVAFFLHTLAHDLENRTIGVVFTRLGETVSRQFHTVLKAVMKIGKYYIKQVDFNVTYDGDNKWKWFEGALGALDGTLIKMTVPVEDRRRYRDRKGDITTNVLATCYPSLRFNYVLPGWEGSASDPRILGDALRRPNGLKVPRNKYFLVDLGYSNAQGFLAPYKGTRCHLNLWKGSAATNYKELFNLRHSSARNTIERAFGLLKKRWAILRKSSFYDKQTQVRIINACFVLHNFVREENLDEENLLNEMDDDLSNVESFDTIEDEEEDFTLTAQASPQWNNLRDEMSQKMFREYQARRGVMSNKRSYVSWNMQMDDILTRVLLEQINNKEKGDGDFKPQAYQDVVDELKRELGIALNADHVRNRTKSWKKHYGCITDIKTYTKFKSDDEKKIDRNHNGRSTSMDRIY, encoded by the exons ATGTCTCATGATCGACAAGTTTCTGTTGTTAGAAATCGAACTAGAGATGACAATAGTGATAGCGATGAAGATGAAATGGAACTAATTGCAATAGTTAGTGGCTTTATTATGGTTGTAGTGGGAGCATGGTTTGATAGGTTTCAGAATAAAGAAGTACCTTGGAACGAACATGAACGTGCAATTAAAAGAGCATATTGGTTGGATTCCCTCATGAATGATAGGATTTGTAAAGAGCAGTTACGTATGGATCAGAGATGTTTTGATAAGTTATGCGAGGTTTTTGTTACTAGAGGAGACCTAGTTACTACTAGGAATGTGACCGTAATTGAAATTGTTGCTTTTTTTCTACATACTCTTGCCCATGATCTGGAGAATAGAACCATTGGTGTCGTGTTCACTCGTTTGGGAGAAACGGTAAGCCGTCAATTCCATACCGTGCTCAAAGCTGTGATGAAAATAGGCAAGTATTATATCAAGCAAGTAGATTTCAATGTGACTTATGATGGAGACAACAAGTGGAAGTGGTTTGAGGGGGCACTTGGGGCACTTGATGGGACACTTATTAAGATGACAGTTCCCGTCGAAGATCGACGTAGATATAGAGATAGGAAAGGAGATATTACTACCAATGTACTAGCTACATGTTATCCAAGTCTTCGGTTCAATTATGTTTTGCCTGGCTGGGAGGGATCGGCTTCTGATCCTCGCATTTTAGGAGACGCGCTCCGAAGACCTAATGGTCTCAAAGTTCCTAGGA ataaatattttcttgttgatttgGGATATTCTAATGCACAAGGCTTCTTGGCTCCATATAAAGGTACACGTTGCCATTTAAACTTGTGGAAAGGAAGTGCTGCTACAAACTACAAAGAATTGTTCAACTTGCGTCATTCATCCGCACGTAATACTATTGAAAGAGCCTTTGGGTTATTGAAAAAGAGGTGGGCTATATTGAGGAAAAGTAGCTTTTATGATAAGCAAACACAAGTACGAATCATAAATGCATGCTTTGTTCTCcataattttgttagagaagaaAATTTGGATGAGGAGAATTTGTTAAATGAGATGGACgatgatttatcaaatgtagAATCTTTTGATACAATAGAGGATGAAGAGGAGGATTTCACTTTAACGGCACAAGCCTCACCTCAATGGAACAACTTAAGAGATGAAATGTCACAAAAAATGTTCCGAGAATACCAAGCTCGAAGGGGG GTAATGAGCAATAAAAGAAGCTATGTGTCTTGGAATATGCAGATGGATGACATTCTTACTCgagttttgttagaacaaatCAACAACAAGGAAAAAGGAGATGGAGACTTTAAGCCTCAAGCTTACCAAGATGTTGTTGATGAATTAAAGAGAGAGTTAGGCATTGCACTTAATGCGGATCATGTGAGAAACCGAACTAAGTCTTGGAAGAAGCACTATGGCTGCATCACGGACATCAAGACTTATACAAAATTTAAGTcggatgatgaaaaaaaaattgatcgtAATCACAATGGAAGATCTACCTCAATGGACAGAATATATTAA